A single region of the Lycium barbarum isolate Lr01 chromosome 2, ASM1917538v2, whole genome shotgun sequence genome encodes:
- the LOC132626039 gene encoding metal-nicotianamine transporter YSL3-like isoform X3, translated as MRNMDKEEEREDNMEEEVKRIPPWTKHITIRGIVASLLIGIIYSVIVMKLNLTTGLVPNLNVSAALLAYVFIKSWTKLLQKANFVSTPFTRQENTIIQTCAVACYSISVGGGFGSYLLGLNKKTYEQSGADTQKGNIPGSYKEPGLDWMIGFLFVVSFVGLLALVPLRKIMIIDYKLTYPSGTATAVLINGFHTPKGDKMAKKQVNGFLKFFSLSFIWSFFQWFYSGGDQCGFVNFPTLGLKAWKQSFYFDFSMTYVGAGMICSHLVNLSLLLGAVLSWGIMWPLISDRKGAWFPSTLPESSMRSLNGYKVFISIALILGDGLYNFLRTLFFTGRSIYASLNKKNPASCSDNKNQPLDELQRNEVFIRESIPLWVACVGYMVFSVISIIVIPIMFPALKWYYVLVAYTLAPSLSFCNAYGAGLTDMNMAYNYGKVALFVLAALSGNDNGVVAGLIGCGLIKSIVSISSDLMHDFKTGHLTLTSPRSMLLSQAIGTAIGCVIAPLTFFLFYKAFDIGNPDGEYKAPYALIYRNMAILGVEGFSALPQHCLQLCYGFFAFAIVANLVRDIAPERVGKWVPLPMAMAVPFLVGAYFAIDMCVGSLVVYLFHRFNSNKASLMIPAVASGLICGDGLWILPSSILALAKVKPPICMNFLAS; from the exons ATGAGAAACATGGACAAGGAAGAAGAAAGGGAAGACAATATGGAAGAAGAAGTGAAGAGAATTCCTCCATGGACTAAACATATTACAATTAGAGGAATTGTAGCAAGTTTACTTATTGGAATCATTTACAGTGTGATAGTAATGAAGTTGAATCTCACTACTGGGCTAGTCCCTAATCTCAATGTCTCAGCTGCACTTCTTGCCTATGTATTCATCAAATCATGGACTAAGCTTCTTCAAAAGGCCAATTTTGTTTCAACTCCATTCACTAGACAGGAAAATACTATTATTCAGACGTGTGCAGTTGCATGCTATAGTATTTCTGTTGGAG GTGGCTTTGGATCTTATCTTTTGGGATTGAACAAGAAAACATATGAGCAGTCAGGGGCTGATACACAAAAAGGTAATATACCAGGGAGCTACAAGGAACCTGGTCTTGATTGGATGATTGGTTTCCTATTTGTTGTTAGCTTTGTTGGGCTGTTAGCTTTAGTTCCACTTAGAAAG ATCATGATAATTGACTATAAATTAACTTATCCCAGTGGAACTGCAACTGCTGTTCTTATTAATGGATTTCATACACCTAAGGGAGACAAAATGGCTAA GAAACAAGTCAATGGGTTCCTGAAATTCTTCTCGCTTAGTTTCATATGGAGTTTCTTTCAGTGGTTCTATTCCGGTGGAGATCAATGTGGATTTGTAAACTTCCCCACGTTAGGACTAAAAGCTTGGAAACAGTC ATTTTACTTTGATTTCAGCATGACTTACGTTGGAGCTGGAATGATTTGCTCCCACCTTGTGAACTTGTCTTTGCTTCTTGGAGCTGTTCTTTCTTGGGGAATCATGTGGCCTCTAATTAGTGATCGCAAAGGAGCTTGGTTCCCTTCAACTTTACCGGAGAGCAGCATGAGGAGCCTTAATGGTTACAAG GTTTTTATCTCCATTGCTCTTATCCTGGGAGATGGCCTGTATAATTTTCTCAGAACACTTTTTTTCACTGGTAGAAGCATATATGCATCACTGAACAAAAAGAACCCCGCATCAT GTTCAGATAACAAGAATCAGCCGCTTGATGAGCTCCAGAGAAATGAAGTATTCATTAGAGAGAGCATTCCGTTATGGGTAGCTTGTGTTGGGTACATGGTTTTCTCTGTAATCTCCATCATTgtcatcccaattatgttccctGCACTGAAGTGGTATTACGTGCTCGTTGCCTACACTCTTGCACCATCTTTGAGCTTCTGTAATGCCTATGGTGCTGGTCTAACTGACATGAACATGGCATACAATTACGGGAAAGTGGCTCTCTTTGTGCTTGCTGCATTATCTGGTAACGACAATGGGGTAGTTGCTGGACTTATCGGATGTGGACTTATCAAATCCATAGTTTCTATATCCTCTGATCTGATGCATGATTTCAAGACGGGCCACCTCACCCTTACTTCCCCTCGTTCAATGCTTCTTAGCCAAGCCATTGGGACCGCCATTGGTTGTGTGATAGCACCTCTCACATTTTTCCTCTTCTATAAGGCTTTTGATATAGGGAACCCCGACGGGGAGTACAAAGCTCCTTATGCTCTAATCTATCGGAACATGGCGATCCTAGGTGTTGAAGGTTTCTCTGCTTTGCCCCAACATTGCTTGCAGCTATGTTATGGTTTTTTCGCCTTTGCCATAGTTGCCAACTTGGTGAGAGACATAGCCCCAGAAAGAGTCGGGAAATGGGTTCCTCTCCCAATGGCTATGGCTGTTCCTTTCCTCGTTGGCGCCTACTTTGCAATTGATATGTGTGTGGGCAGTTTGGTTGTATACCTATTCCACAGGTTCAACAGCAACAAGGCCAGTTTGATGATACCTGCAGTTGCTTCAGGATTGATTTGTGGGGATGGATTATGGATTCTTCCTTCATCAATACTCGCTTTAGCCAAGGTTAAGCCTCCTATTTGCATGAATTTTTTGGCCTCGTGA
- the LOC132626040 gene encoding probable rRNA-processing protein EBP2 homolog, with amino-acid sequence MMVKNELAMMNPENDEDFDPETDSESGSGEEEEDQQVVKLAEPSKTAVYNKDGLLERLNDISWPNNLDWTHRLNIDREEQEQVDVNDDLVREHAFYMQGLEGIRQAYINFQSTGEPFLRPADYYAEMVKTDTHMEKVKGRLLAEKRRIEESEERRKARDNKKLAKDIQAQKMKERTKQKKQEIESVKKWRKQRQQSGFDKEDAGGLDLAFDGGDVNKPFQRSNHKRPGVSPGDRSGGRANFGGKGGKGFDKKRKSREFKDSKFGFGGRKGLKKQNTAETTNDFGGSHKGERFAKNKRVKR; translated from the coding sequence ATGATGGTTAAGAATGAATTAGCCATGATGAATCCAGAGAATGATGAGGATTTTGACCCAGAAACCGATTCCGAATCTGGATcgggggaagaagaagaagatcagCAAGTTGTAAAGTTGGCTGAACCTTCAAAGACCGCTGTATATAACAAGGACGGTTTGCTTGAAAGGCTGAATGATATCAGTTGGCCTAACAATTTGGATTGGACTCACAGGCTTAATATTGATAGGGAGGAGCAAGAACAGGTGGACGTGAATGATGATCTGGTGAGGGAACATGCTTTCTACATGCAAGGGTTAGAAGGCATACGCCAAGCGTACATCAACTTTCAGTCAACCGGCGAACCATTCCTAAGGCCTGCTGATTATTATGCGGAAATGGTGAAAACCGACACTCACATGGAAAAAGTTAAGGGCCGACTCTTGGCTGAGAAGAGAAGAATTGAGGAGTCCGAAGAGAGAAGGAAGGCGAGAGATAACAAGAAACTCGCCAAGGATATACAAGCACAGAAGATGAAAGAAAGAACTAAGCAGAAGAAGCAGGAGATTGAGTCGGTTAAAAAGTGGAGGAAGCAAAGGCAGCAAAGCGGATTCGATAAAGAGGATGCTGGCGGGCTAGATTTGGCTTTTGATGGAGGAGACGTTAATAAACCCTTTCAGAGATCGAATCATAAGAGACCTGGTGTATCTCCTGGAGATCGTTCAGGGGGGAGGGCGAACTTTGGTGGGAAAGGAGGGAAGGGTTTTGACAAAAAGAGGAAAAGCCGGGAATTCAAGGACTCCAAGTTTGGATTTGGTGGGAGAAAAGGGTTGAAGAAGCAGAACACTGCTGAGACTACCAATGATTTCGGAGGAAGCCACAAGGGTGAACGTTTTGCAAAAAACAAACGGGTGAAGAGATGA
- the LOC132626039 gene encoding metal-nicotianamine transporter YSL3-like isoform X1, with amino-acid sequence MRNMDKEEEREDNMEEEVKRIPPWTKHITIRGIVASLLIGIIYSVIVMKLNLTTGLVPNLNVSAALLAYVFIKSWTKLLQKANFVSTPFTRQENTIIQTCAVACYSISVGGGFGSYLLGLNKKTYEQSGADTQKGNIPGSYKEPGLDWMIGFLFVVSFVGLLALVPLRKIMIIDYKLTYPSGTATAVLINGFHTPKGDKMAKKQVNGFLKFFSLSFIWSFFQWFYSGGDQCGFVNFPTLGLKAWKQSFYFDFSMTYVGAGMICSHLVNLSLLLGAVLSWGIMWPLISDRKGAWFPSTLPESSMRSLNGYKVFISIALILGDGLYNFLRTLFFTGRSIYASLNKKNPASSNRMMDKTFSPAGSDNKNQPLDELQRNEVFIRESIPLWVACVGYMVFSVISIIVIPIMFPALKWYYVLVAYTLAPSLSFCNAYGAGLTDMNMAYNYGKVALFVLAALSGNDNGVVAGLIGCGLIKSIVSISSDLMHDFKTGHLTLTSPRSMLLSQAIGTAIGCVIAPLTFFLFYKAFDIGNPDGEYKAPYALIYRNMAILGVEGFSALPQHCLQLCYGFFAFAIVANLVRDIAPERVGKWVPLPMAMAVPFLVGAYFAIDMCVGSLVVYLFHRFNSNKASLMIPAVASGLICGDGLWILPSSILALAKVKPPICMNFLAS; translated from the exons ATGAGAAACATGGACAAGGAAGAAGAAAGGGAAGACAATATGGAAGAAGAAGTGAAGAGAATTCCTCCATGGACTAAACATATTACAATTAGAGGAATTGTAGCAAGTTTACTTATTGGAATCATTTACAGTGTGATAGTAATGAAGTTGAATCTCACTACTGGGCTAGTCCCTAATCTCAATGTCTCAGCTGCACTTCTTGCCTATGTATTCATCAAATCATGGACTAAGCTTCTTCAAAAGGCCAATTTTGTTTCAACTCCATTCACTAGACAGGAAAATACTATTATTCAGACGTGTGCAGTTGCATGCTATAGTATTTCTGTTGGAG GTGGCTTTGGATCTTATCTTTTGGGATTGAACAAGAAAACATATGAGCAGTCAGGGGCTGATACACAAAAAGGTAATATACCAGGGAGCTACAAGGAACCTGGTCTTGATTGGATGATTGGTTTCCTATTTGTTGTTAGCTTTGTTGGGCTGTTAGCTTTAGTTCCACTTAGAAAG ATCATGATAATTGACTATAAATTAACTTATCCCAGTGGAACTGCAACTGCTGTTCTTATTAATGGATTTCATACACCTAAGGGAGACAAAATGGCTAA GAAACAAGTCAATGGGTTCCTGAAATTCTTCTCGCTTAGTTTCATATGGAGTTTCTTTCAGTGGTTCTATTCCGGTGGAGATCAATGTGGATTTGTAAACTTCCCCACGTTAGGACTAAAAGCTTGGAAACAGTC ATTTTACTTTGATTTCAGCATGACTTACGTTGGAGCTGGAATGATTTGCTCCCACCTTGTGAACTTGTCTTTGCTTCTTGGAGCTGTTCTTTCTTGGGGAATCATGTGGCCTCTAATTAGTGATCGCAAAGGAGCTTGGTTCCCTTCAACTTTACCGGAGAGCAGCATGAGGAGCCTTAATGGTTACAAG GTTTTTATCTCCATTGCTCTTATCCTGGGAGATGGCCTGTATAATTTTCTCAGAACACTTTTTTTCACTGGTAGAAGCATATATGCATCACTGAACAAAAAGAACCCCGCATCAT CTAACAGGATGATGGACAAAACTTTTTCTCCAGCAGGTTCAGATAACAAGAATCAGCCGCTTGATGAGCTCCAGAGAAATGAAGTATTCATTAGAGAGAGCATTCCGTTATGGGTAGCTTGTGTTGGGTACATGGTTTTCTCTGTAATCTCCATCATTgtcatcccaattatgttccctGCACTGAAGTGGTATTACGTGCTCGTTGCCTACACTCTTGCACCATCTTTGAGCTTCTGTAATGCCTATGGTGCTGGTCTAACTGACATGAACATGGCATACAATTACGGGAAAGTGGCTCTCTTTGTGCTTGCTGCATTATCTGGTAACGACAATGGGGTAGTTGCTGGACTTATCGGATGTGGACTTATCAAATCCATAGTTTCTATATCCTCTGATCTGATGCATGATTTCAAGACGGGCCACCTCACCCTTACTTCCCCTCGTTCAATGCTTCTTAGCCAAGCCATTGGGACCGCCATTGGTTGTGTGATAGCACCTCTCACATTTTTCCTCTTCTATAAGGCTTTTGATATAGGGAACCCCGACGGGGAGTACAAAGCTCCTTATGCTCTAATCTATCGGAACATGGCGATCCTAGGTGTTGAAGGTTTCTCTGCTTTGCCCCAACATTGCTTGCAGCTATGTTATGGTTTTTTCGCCTTTGCCATAGTTGCCAACTTGGTGAGAGACATAGCCCCAGAAAGAGTCGGGAAATGGGTTCCTCTCCCAATGGCTATGGCTGTTCCTTTCCTCGTTGGCGCCTACTTTGCAATTGATATGTGTGTGGGCAGTTTGGTTGTATACCTATTCCACAGGTTCAACAGCAACAAGGCCAGTTTGATGATACCTGCAGTTGCTTCAGGATTGATTTGTGGGGATGGATTATGGATTCTTCCTTCATCAATACTCGCTTTAGCCAAGGTTAAGCCTCCTATTTGCATGAATTTTTTGGCCTCGTGA
- the LOC132626038 gene encoding DNA (cytosine-5)-methyltransferase CMT3-like: protein MPSKRKGSFSLAKSPESSDSTTSQLKKKSKRKPSSTSTTVNEKTEQHAVVEKATLAAASPVECEDEIIVDDDDEDEESVCESSNDESSPKNKVRRAVQANEEQECEFSGEAVTEAQAKQQYPHRYITKDQVKSNVAAMNLNCQDDSDQLIQAKNHFTQALVDNQLYKLGDDAYVKAADGEDDYICKIVEFFQGVDGTKYFTAQWFYRAKDTVIKALDQFIDNKRVFLSEVKDDNPLDCLVKKIKIVPISSNVSLQLKESLRSESDYYYDMKYLLPYSSFISLPSDVSSPDSESDSTISSDSDIAEVNEQKQEKKLLDLYSGCGGMSTGLCLGADNCGVKLVTKWAVDLNRYACDSLKVNHPETEVRNEAASDFLLLLKEWEQLCASCSLLKSNTPPHPLLKVEDEEEDNDGGDEDEGSGDVEEGEIFEVQEISEVCYGDPKEIKKPGLYFKVSWKGYGPDEDTWEPIEGLDGCQKKIKDFVTKGFKTSVLPLPGEVDAICGGPPCQGISGFNRFRDKQNPLQDPKNKQLEVFMGIVEFLKPRFVLMENVVDMVKFADGFLGRYALSRLVGMNYQARMGMMVAGAYGLPQFRMRVFTWGALSSEKLPQYPLPTHNVAVRRGVPTEFELNAVAYEEGPKVKLKKELFLEDALSDLPPVENNEPRDEMPYTDEPKSDFQRFIRLTRDGTLGTVLYDHRPLKLNEDDYQRVCQIPKRKGANFRDLPGVRVRADNIVEWDPDVERVKLTSGKPLVPDYAMTFVRGTSPKPFGRLWWDEIVSTIVTRAQPHNRAVLHPLQDRVLTIRENARLQGFPDYYKLTGPIKERYIQVGNAVAVPVARALGYSLALALKGLSGEKPLLSLPPNFPCLEELVSNEESLDKL, encoded by the exons ATGCCGAGCAAACGTAAAGGTTCTTTTTCTTTGGCTAAGTCACCGGAATCATCAGATTCCACTACTTCACAGTTAAAAAAGAAGAGCAAACGTAAACCTTCTTCTACTTCAACGACGGTAAATGAGAAAACAGAGCAACATGCAGTTGTTGAGAAAGCTACCTTAGCTGCTGCTTCTCCAGTTGAGTGTGAGGATGAGATTATagtagatgatgatgatgaagatgagGAATCAGTATGTGAGAGCTCCAACGATGAATCGTCTCCTAAGAATAAGGTGAGACGAGCTGTGCAGGCGAATGAGGAGCAGGAATGTGAGTTTTCTGGTGAAGCTGTAACGGAGGCACAAGCGAAGCAGCAATATCCTCATCGCTACATTACAAAG GATCAGGTGAAGTCAAATGTTGCAGCTATGAACTTAAATTG TCAAGATGATTCCGACCAATTAATCCAGGCTAAGAACCATTTTACCCAGGCATTGGTTGACAATCAGCTTTATAAACTCGGGGATGATGCGTATGTAAAG gCTGCAGATGGTGAAGATGATTACATATGCAAGATTGTTGAATTTTTTCAAGGTGTTGATGGTACAAAGTATTTTACTGCTCAATGGTTTTACAGAGCCAAGGATACT GTAATTAAAGCTCTTGACCAATTTATCGACAACAAGCGTGTATTCCTATCAGAAGTGAAGGATGACAACCCTCTAGATTGCCTTGTAAAGAAAATCAAGATTGTTCCGATATCCTCAAAT GTAAGCTTACAGTTGAAGGAAAGCTTGAGATCAGAATCTGACTATTACTATGACATGAAGTACCTGCTTCCATACTCATCCTTTATTAGCTTACCATCAG ATGTTTCAAGTCCTGATAGTGAATCAGATTCTACCATATCAAGCGACAGTGATATTGCAGAGGTTAATGAACAGAAGCAAGAAAAGAAGCTCTTGGATCTCTATTCAGGTTGTGGAGGAATGTCCACTGGGCTGTGCTTGGGTGCTGACAATTGCGGTGTTAAACTTGTCACA AAATGGGCTGTTGACCTAAATCGATATGCTTGTGATAGCTTGAAAGTGAACCACCCGGAGACAGAG GTCAGGAATGAGGCTGCCTCAGATTTCTTATTGCTTTTGAAAGAGTGGGAGCAGCTTTGTGCATCCTGCTCCTTGTTGAAAAGCAATACCCCACCACACCCGTTGCTGAAAGTTGAGGATGAGGAGGAAGACAATGATGGTGGAGATGAGGATGAGGGATCTGGTGATGTGGAAGAAGGTGAAATTTTTGAGGTGCAAGAGATTTCAGAAGTTTGCTATGGAGACCCAAAGGAAATAAAGAAGCCTGGCCTTTACTTTAAG GTAAGTTGGAAGGGTTATGGCCCAGATGAAGACACTTGGGAGCCAATAGAGGGCTTAGA TGGTTGCCaaaagaaaataaaggacttTGTGACCAAGGGCTTCAAAACAAGTGTTTTGCCATTGCCT GGGGAAGTTGATGCCATATGTGGAGGCCCTCCTTGCCAGGGCATAAGTGGGTTTAATCGTTTTAGAGATAAGCAGAATCCATTACAAGATCCGAAAAATAAACAACTTGAAGTATTCATGGGCATTGTGGAGTTCTTGAAACCAAGGTTCGTGTTAATGGAAAATGTGGTGGACATGGTCAAGTTTGCAGATGGTTTCCTGGGAAGATATGCATTGAGCAGGCTTGTTGGAATGAACTATCAAGCACGGATGGGAATGATGGTAGCTGGGGCGTATGGACTTCCACAATTTCGTATGCGTGTCTTTACGTGGGGTGCTCTTTCTTCAGAG AAATTGCCACAATATCCGTTGCCGACACATAATGTTGCTGTGAGACGTGGCGTTCCCACAGAATTTGAG TTAAATGCAGTAGCATATGAAGAGGGCCCGAAGGTCAAGCTAAAGAAAGAACTTTTTCTTGAGGATGCCCTTTCAGATCTTCCTCCT GTGGAAAATAATGAGCCAAGGGATGAAATGCCATATACTGATGAGCCCAAATCTGACTTTCAACGTTTCATAAGATTAACGAGGGACG GTACATTGGGTACTGTTTTGTATGATCATCGGCCTCTTAAGTTAAATGAAGATGACTATCAGCGTGTATGTCAAATTCCCAAGCGAAAG GGTGCGAACTTCAGGGACTTGCCCGGGGTTCGTGTTCGTGCTGACAATATTGTTGAATGGGATCCGGATGTGGAAAGAGTAAAACTTACTTCGGGAAAGCCTTTG GTCCCTGACTACGCGATGACTTTTGTTCGTGGTACTTCACCAAA GCCTTTTGGTCGTTTATGGTGGGACGAAATAGTTTCAACAATTGTTACAAGAGCACAGCCCCACAATCGG GCCGTATTACATCCATTGCAGGACAGAGTGCTTACTATCCGTGAAAATGCACGGCTGCAAGGTTTCCCTGATTACTACAAATTGACAGGACCAATAAAAGAAAG GTACATACAAGTAGGAAATGCAGTGGCAGTACCAGTGGCCCGGGCTTTAGGGTATTCTTTAGCATTGGCACTGAAAGGATTATCAGGAGAGAAACCGTTACTGTCATTGCCACCTAATTTTCCATGTCTAGAAGAACTGGTCTCCAATGAGGAGTCTCTAGATAAACTGTAA
- the LOC132626039 gene encoding metal-nicotianamine transporter YSL3-like isoform X2 produces MRNMDKEEEREDNMEEEVKRIPPWTKHITIRGIVASLLIGIIYSVIVMKLNLTTGLVPNLNVSAALLAYVFIKSWTKLLQKANFVSTPFTRQENTIIQTCAVACYSISVGGGFGSYLLGLNKKTYEQSGADTQKGNIPGSYKEPGLDWMIGFLFVVSFVGLLALVPLRKIMIIDYKLTYPSGTATAVLINGFHTPKGDKMAKKQVNGFLKFFSLSFIWSFFQWFYSGGDQCGFVNFPTLGLKAWKQSFYFDFSMTYVGAGMICSHLVNLSLLLGAVLSWGIMWPLISDRKGAWFPSTLPESSMRSLNGYKVFISIALILGDGLYNFLRTLFFTGRSIYASLNKKNPASSGSDNKNQPLDELQRNEVFIRESIPLWVACVGYMVFSVISIIVIPIMFPALKWYYVLVAYTLAPSLSFCNAYGAGLTDMNMAYNYGKVALFVLAALSGNDNGVVAGLIGCGLIKSIVSISSDLMHDFKTGHLTLTSPRSMLLSQAIGTAIGCVIAPLTFFLFYKAFDIGNPDGEYKAPYALIYRNMAILGVEGFSALPQHCLQLCYGFFAFAIVANLVRDIAPERVGKWVPLPMAMAVPFLVGAYFAIDMCVGSLVVYLFHRFNSNKASLMIPAVASGLICGDGLWILPSSILALAKVKPPICMNFLAS; encoded by the exons ATGAGAAACATGGACAAGGAAGAAGAAAGGGAAGACAATATGGAAGAAGAAGTGAAGAGAATTCCTCCATGGACTAAACATATTACAATTAGAGGAATTGTAGCAAGTTTACTTATTGGAATCATTTACAGTGTGATAGTAATGAAGTTGAATCTCACTACTGGGCTAGTCCCTAATCTCAATGTCTCAGCTGCACTTCTTGCCTATGTATTCATCAAATCATGGACTAAGCTTCTTCAAAAGGCCAATTTTGTTTCAACTCCATTCACTAGACAGGAAAATACTATTATTCAGACGTGTGCAGTTGCATGCTATAGTATTTCTGTTGGAG GTGGCTTTGGATCTTATCTTTTGGGATTGAACAAGAAAACATATGAGCAGTCAGGGGCTGATACACAAAAAGGTAATATACCAGGGAGCTACAAGGAACCTGGTCTTGATTGGATGATTGGTTTCCTATTTGTTGTTAGCTTTGTTGGGCTGTTAGCTTTAGTTCCACTTAGAAAG ATCATGATAATTGACTATAAATTAACTTATCCCAGTGGAACTGCAACTGCTGTTCTTATTAATGGATTTCATACACCTAAGGGAGACAAAATGGCTAA GAAACAAGTCAATGGGTTCCTGAAATTCTTCTCGCTTAGTTTCATATGGAGTTTCTTTCAGTGGTTCTATTCCGGTGGAGATCAATGTGGATTTGTAAACTTCCCCACGTTAGGACTAAAAGCTTGGAAACAGTC ATTTTACTTTGATTTCAGCATGACTTACGTTGGAGCTGGAATGATTTGCTCCCACCTTGTGAACTTGTCTTTGCTTCTTGGAGCTGTTCTTTCTTGGGGAATCATGTGGCCTCTAATTAGTGATCGCAAAGGAGCTTGGTTCCCTTCAACTTTACCGGAGAGCAGCATGAGGAGCCTTAATGGTTACAAG GTTTTTATCTCCATTGCTCTTATCCTGGGAGATGGCCTGTATAATTTTCTCAGAACACTTTTTTTCACTGGTAGAAGCATATATGCATCACTGAACAAAAAGAACCCCGCATCAT CAGGTTCAGATAACAAGAATCAGCCGCTTGATGAGCTCCAGAGAAATGAAGTATTCATTAGAGAGAGCATTCCGTTATGGGTAGCTTGTGTTGGGTACATGGTTTTCTCTGTAATCTCCATCATTgtcatcccaattatgttccctGCACTGAAGTGGTATTACGTGCTCGTTGCCTACACTCTTGCACCATCTTTGAGCTTCTGTAATGCCTATGGTGCTGGTCTAACTGACATGAACATGGCATACAATTACGGGAAAGTGGCTCTCTTTGTGCTTGCTGCATTATCTGGTAACGACAATGGGGTAGTTGCTGGACTTATCGGATGTGGACTTATCAAATCCATAGTTTCTATATCCTCTGATCTGATGCATGATTTCAAGACGGGCCACCTCACCCTTACTTCCCCTCGTTCAATGCTTCTTAGCCAAGCCATTGGGACCGCCATTGGTTGTGTGATAGCACCTCTCACATTTTTCCTCTTCTATAAGGCTTTTGATATAGGGAACCCCGACGGGGAGTACAAAGCTCCTTATGCTCTAATCTATCGGAACATGGCGATCCTAGGTGTTGAAGGTTTCTCTGCTTTGCCCCAACATTGCTTGCAGCTATGTTATGGTTTTTTCGCCTTTGCCATAGTTGCCAACTTGGTGAGAGACATAGCCCCAGAAAGAGTCGGGAAATGGGTTCCTCTCCCAATGGCTATGGCTGTTCCTTTCCTCGTTGGCGCCTACTTTGCAATTGATATGTGTGTGGGCAGTTTGGTTGTATACCTATTCCACAGGTTCAACAGCAACAAGGCCAGTTTGATGATACCTGCAGTTGCTTCAGGATTGATTTGTGGGGATGGATTATGGATTCTTCCTTCATCAATACTCGCTTTAGCCAAGGTTAAGCCTCCTATTTGCATGAATTTTTTGGCCTCGTGA